The genome window GCGGCTGCGCGTGCGCGACCTGCCATGTGTACGTGGTTGACGGCGCCGGGCTGCCGCCCATCGCCGACATGGAAGGCGACATGCTGGAGTGCACGGCGGCCGAGCGGCAGGCCAACTCGCGCCTGTCCTGCCAGATCAAGATGGCGGCCGACATGGACGGTCTGGTGGTGCTGATCCCGGCGCGCCAGACCTGACGTCGTGACCGGCAAAGCGCCCATCATCGTGGTCGGCGCCGGCCAGGCCGGCCAGCAGATCTGCGACTCGCTGCGCAAGGGCGGCTACGACGGTCACCTCATGCTGCTGGGGGACGAGCCCTGCTTGCCCTACCAGCGGCCGCCCTTGTCCAAGAAATTCCTGACCGGCGGCCTCGAGGCCGAGCGCCTGCTGCTGCGTCCGGCAAGCTGGTACGAACAGCAGCGAATCGACGTGCACCTCGATACGCGCGTCGAGCGCATCGACCGCGCGGCTTGCCGCCTGCGACTTGCGAGCGGCGAAGCGCTGACCTACAGCGGCCTCGCGTTGGCGACCGGCACGCGCGTGCGGCCAGTCACGGTGCCGGGCGCGGACGCGGCGGGCATCCATTACGTGCGCAGCCTGGCCGACGGCCAAAGCCTGGCCGCGGCCTTGAGCGGTGCGCGACGCGTGGCCGTGATCGGCGGTGGTTTCATCGGTCTCGAAGTGGCGGCCATCGCCCGCGAACAGGGCCGCGAAGTGGTGCTGATCGAAGCGCTGGAGCGGCTGATGGCGCGCGCCGTGGCGCCGCAGGTGTCGGCCTTCTACGCCGCGCTGCATCGTGCCCACGGCGTCGAGGTGCTGCTCGGCACCGGCGTCGACGCCATACGCAGCGCACAAGGCGAACACACGCTGGTGACCAGCAGCGGCGCCGAATACACGGTCGACCTCATCGTCGCCGGCATCGGCGTGGTGCCGAACAGCGAGCTCGCCGAGCAGGCCGGGCTCGAGTGTCGCAATGGCATCGTGGTCGACGATTGCGCGCGCACCAGCGATCCCTTGATCGTGGCGGCCGGTGATTGCACCTGGCACATGAACGGTTTCCTGAAACGCGAGATCCGCCTGGAGTCGGTGCAGAACGCGGTCGACCAGGCCAAGGCGGCGGCCGCCAGCCTGCTCGGCCAGAGCGCGGTGTATTGCCAGGTGCCGTGGTTCTGGTCCGACCAGTACGACGTCAAGCTGCAGATCGCCGGTATCGGCATGCCGCACGACCAGGCGGTGGTGCGCGGCGATGCGGCGAGCCATGCGTTTTCGGTGTTCTATTTCCGCGCCGGCACGCTGGTCGGCGTCGATTCGCTGAACAAGCCGGCCGAGCACATGGCGGCGCGCAAGCTGCTGGCCCAGGGCACGCCCTTGAGCGCCGCGCAGGCCGGCGACCTCGGCGTCGATCTCATGCAGGTGGCGCGCGGCGCTTGAACGGGCCGCGCCAGGTTCGAATAAAAAACACGGAGCGAGGAGTGAGGCAATGCCGAAGATAATTTACGTCGACATCAATGGCGCGCGGCGCGAATGCAACGTGGCCAACGGCGTATCGGTCATGGAAGGCGCCATCCAAAACGGCATCGCCGGCATCCTGGCCATCTGCGGAGGCAGCTGTGCGTGCAGCACCTGCCACACCTACATCGACCCGGCGTGGATGGACCGCGTGGGACCGGCCAGCGACATCGAGGACTCGACGCTCGAGCTCGCCTACGATCGCAAGCCCAATAGTCGCCTGTCGTGCCAGATCGAAGTGACCGACGCCCTCGACGGGCTGGTCGTGCACGTGGCGCAGAACGACGGTTGAGCACGGCATGATGCGCGGGCCGGCGGCAAGCAAGCGTCGCGCGGCGTGGCAGTGACGCCATGCGCGAACTCCACGACTTCCATCGCTCGAGTTCCGCGCATCGCGTGCGCATCGCGCTGGCCCTGAAGGGGCTCGACTACAAGGCCGTGCCGGTGGCGCTGCAGGACGGCGAGCATCTCGAAGCCGACTATCGCACCATCAATCCGCAGGGCCTGGTGCCGGTATACAGCGACCCGCAGATCCTGCTCAGCCAGTCATTGGCCATCATCGAGTACCTGGACGAAACCCATCCGACGCCGCCCTTGCTGCCGGCCACGCCGCTCGAGCGCGCGCGTGCCCGGCAGTTCGCGCTGCTGGTGGCCGCCGACATCCAGCCGCTGACCGGCCTGCGCGTGATGAGTTACCTGCGCGACGCCTGCCGCATGGACGTTGCCGCGCGGCGCGGATGGTTCAACCATTGGCTGATGGAAGGCCTGGACGCGCTGGAGCTGTGGCTGACGGCAAGCGAGCGCGGCGCGCGCTTTTGCGTGGGGGATGAACCGACGATTGCCGACGTGTGCCTGGTGCCGCAGCTGGAAGTGGCGCGGCGCAGCGGTATCGACGTCGACGAGTTCCCGCGGCTGGCGGCGGTCGAGGCGCGCTGCCTGGCCCTGCCGGCGTTCGTCGCGGCGCGCGTCGGGGCGCCTGCACCGTCGTCTTGAATTTTTGCGCCTTGCGCGCGTAGGGGGATCTCGCGATGTTGAACGATCAAATCGAGCAGCGCTGGCTGGCCGCTTTCATCAAGGTTTTCGAACTGTGCAAGGTGCAGGCCGGCGAGCAGGTCGCGCTGTTGGCGGAAAGCCAGTCGCGGGGTTTGAACATCGCCCTGGCACGGCTCGCGCTCGAGCAACTCGGTACCCACCCGGTCACCGTCACGGTGCCGACACCGGCCCAAGGCGCGCCGGTGCCGGTGCGCTCGACCGGCGCCAGCCAGGCCCTGAACGGTCAGGGTGCGGCGGTGGCGGCGCTGAAAGCGAGCAGCCTGGTGGTCGATCTCACCGTCGAAGGCTTGCTGCACGCGCCGCAATTGCCCGACATCCTCGGCGCCGGCGCGCGGGTGTTGATGGTCTCCAACGAGCATCCCGATGCCCTCGAGCGCCTGGTGCCGCGCGCCGAGGACGAAGCGGTGGCGCGCGCCGCCATCAAGGCATGTCGCACCGCCAGCAGCATGCGCGTGACGTCGCGCGCCGGCACCGAGCTTGCCATCGATCTCACCGACGCGCGCACCGGCGGCGTGTGGGGCTGGGCCGACAAGCCCGGCATGTTGTCGCACTGGCCCGGCGGCATCGTCGTCAATTTCCCCAAGCCGGGTTCGGTGAACGGGCGCCTGGTGATGGACGCCGGCGACATCAACCTGACGTTCAAGCGTTACCTCGTCAGCCCGGTGGAACTCGTCATCGAGAACGACTTCGTGACGGCCATCAATGGCACCGGCACCGATGCCGAACTCATGCGTCGCTACCTCGCCGCGTGGGGCGACGCCCACGCCTACGGCGTCAGCCATGTCGGCTGGGGTCTGAACGAACGCGCGCGCTACGAGGCGCTCGCCATGTACGACCAGCGCGATACCAACGGCACGGAACTGCGCGCCTTTGCCGGCAACTTCCTCTATTCGACCGGCGCCAACGAAGTCGCCGGGCGCTTCACCGAAGGGCATTTCGATCTGCCGGTGCGCAACTGCACGGTGAGCCTGGACGGTCGCGCGGTGGTTGAGGACGGCCAACTGGTGAAGGCATGACGCGCGCACGCGGCGCGAGGTGACAGGCATGACAATGAGTGAAGACGCGCCCATCTTCGACCCCGCGGCGTTTCGCCTCTCGGTGCAGGAAGCCGAACTCACGACGTTGGCGCGACGCCTCGGCCAGAACAAGTTCGCGGCGCGCGCCGCGATCTTCGATCGCGAGGCGCGTTTCCCGACCGAGAATTACCACGATCTTCGCGCCGCGGGACTGCTCGGCATCTGCGTGCCGCGCGAGCATGGCGGCTTCGGCGCCGATTACCGCGCCTACGCGCTGACCGCCGCCGAGATCGGCCGCTACTGCGGCGCCACGGCGCTGACCTGGAACATGCACGTGTGTTCCTGCCTGTGGAGCGGGCCTCTGGCCGACGGCATGGACATGAGCGCCGACGAGCGCAGCGAGCACCAGCGGCGGCGGGCGCTGCATTACGCGCGCATCATCGGCGACGGCGCCATCTACGCGCAGCCGTTCTCGGAAGGCGGCACGGCGGCGGCGGGCGCGGTGCCGTTCGCCACCACCGCGCGTCGCGACGGTGACGGCTGGCGCTTGAGCGGGCGCAAGATCTTCGCGTCGCTGTCGGGCAGCGCCGATTACTACGGCATCCTGTGCACCGAGGCCGAGGGCGACGCCGCGCTGTCGCGACGCAATACGATGTACGTCGCGGTGCCGGCCACGGCGCCGGGTCTCACCGTCACCGGCGAATGGGACCCGCTCGGCATGCGCGGCACCGTGTCGCGCACGCTGTTGCTGGACAACGTCTACGTCAGCGCCGACGAGGCCTTGATGCCGATGGGCGTGTACTACCAGGCGGCCATACGCATGCCGCACATGTTCATGACCCTGACGCCGACCTACATCGGCATTGCGCAGGCGGCCTACGATTTCACTGTGCGTTACCTGCGTGGCGAAGTGCCGGGGCAGGGCGGCGACAAGCGCCGTGGCTCACCGTCCAAGCAGCACAACATCGCCGAGATGCAGATCCGTCTCGAGCAGACCAAGAGCCTGTGGTTCCAGGCCGTATCCGAAGCGCGTATCGACCCCACGCGTGAGCAGGTGATGCGCGCCTACGCCGCGCAGTTTTCCGCCATGGAAAACGCCAACGAGCTGTGCCAGCTCGCGATCCGTACCTGCGGTGGGCAATCGATGTTGAAGTCGCTGCCGCTGGAGCGGCTCTATCGCGACAGTCGCTGCGGCTCCCTGATGCTGCCATGGAGCGCGGACCTGTGTCTCGAACGCATAGGTCGCGATGCCCTGTACCTGCCGGGCGAGAGCGACTAGTGCAAGCTTTCGCCGATTGGCTGGACCATCACGCGGCACGCACGCCGGCCAAGCCGGCGCTGATCTTCGAAGACCACTCGATAAGTTACGCCGAACTCGCGGCGCGCAGCGCGCGCCTTGCTGCGTGGCTGCAGAACGAGCGCGGCCTGGCGCCCGGCGCGCGCGTCGCGTGGCTGGGTTTCAACACCCCGGAACTGGTGGCGATGCTGTTCGCCTGCGCGCGCACGGGTCTCGTCATGCTGCCGCTCAACTGGCGTTTGTCCGACGAGGAACTGGCGGCCATCGTCGCCGACGCCGGCGCGGCGCTGGCGGTGGTAGACCGCAGCTGCGCCGATCGCGCCGAAGCGCTGGCCGGCGTGCCGCTGGTCTACGCGCGCGAACGGCGCAAGGGCTTTTCCCGCCTGCCCGACGAAGACAGCGATCCCGGATTCGCCGCCAGTTCGTTCGCGGCGCCGGAGCGCGGCGTGCTGTTGATCTATACCTCCGGCACTACCGGGCGCGCCAAGGGCGCGCTGCTCACGCAGGATGCGCTGTGCTTCAATGCGCGCAATTCGCAGCACATGCACGACATGACGGCCGCGGATCGCATCCTGACCGTGCTGCCGATGTTCCATGTCGGCGGCCTCAACATTCAGACCCTGCCGGCACTGGAATGCGGCGCGACGGTGATCCTGGAGGCGCGCTTCGAACCGGCGCGTACGCTGGACCTCATCACGCGCATGAAGCCCACCCTGACGGTGCAGGTACCCGCCACCCTGGTGGCATTGCTCGCCGATCCAGACTGGCGTACCACCGATCTCGGCAGCCTGCGTGCCTGCGCGACCGGCTCGACCGACGTACCCTTGCCGCTCATCGAGGCGCTGCACGCGCGCGGCGTGCCGGTCATCCAGATCTACGGCGCCACCGAGACCGGGCCGGTCGCCATCTACCAGCGCATCGAACATGCCCTTAGCCACGCCGGGTCCATCGGGCGCCGTGGCCTGCACACCGAGGTGCGCCTGGTGGACGAAGCGGGACGCGATGTCGCCGATGGCGTGCCGGGCGAGGTGCTGGTGCGTGGGCCGCACCTGGCCTGTGGCTACTGGGATCAGCAGGCGCGTGAAGCGGTGCCCTTCGTCGACGGCTGGTTCGCGAGCGGCGATGTCGCCGAGCGTGACGCCGACGGTTTCTACTGGTTCAAGGACCGTCGCAAGCACGTGATCATCTCGGGCGGCGAGAATATCTACCCGGCCGAACTCGAGCGCGTGATCGCGGTGAGTGGCCTGCTCCGCGAAGCGGCGGTAGCGGGACGCGCCGACCCTCACTGGGGCGAAGTGCCGGTGGTGGTGGCGGTGCGCGCCAGCGCCGAGACCGAGCGCGAAGACGTGCTCGGCCTGTTCGACGGGCACCTGGCACGTTACAAGCAACCGAAGGACGTGGTGTTCGTCGATGCCCTGCCGCGCAACGCGATGGGCAAGGTGGAAGTGCAGAAGCTCAAGGAACTGGTGAGAGGCGAGCAGCCCGGCGGCGCGTGACGCGCCGCCGGGAGCGTTGATGTCAGGTCATCAGAAATTGTAGCGGATGGTGCCGCCTACCCAGCGCGGCAGACCGTAATACTGCTCGGTCATGCCCAGCACCGCGCCGAGGTCGAAGGTCTGCACCAGGTAGCGCACGTCGGCAATGTTGTTGACGAACACGGCCGCCTCCCACTTTTCATCCAGCGTGGTGTAACTGAAACGCGCATCGCCGATGATGTAGCCCTTCTCGGTGCTGGCCTCGGCCTTGGTCAGGCTGAAGTAGTGCTTGGAGCGGTAGCGGAAGTCCGCCTGCCAGGCGAGCTTGCCGTCCATGTAGGGCCACGAGTAGCGCAACAGGCCGTTCAAGTTCCACTTCGGCGACTGCACCGGCTTGGTGTTGGCCGCGCCCAGCGGTCCCGGTCCGTCGAGGTCGACCTGCTTGACCTTCACATTGAGGTAAGCGGCGCCCAGCAGGAAATCCAGTCCTTCGATCGGTGACGCCTGGAACTCCGCTTCCACGCCATGACTGCGTGCGTCGGCATTGGTGATGAAGGTCGTCAGGCCGACGATCTGGAAAGCCTGGTAGTCGTGGTAGTCGTAGTAGAACGCCGAGGTGTTGAGGCGCGCCTTGCCGTTGAACAGCTCGACCTTGTAACCGACTTCGTAGGCATCCAGCTTCTCGGACTTGAACTTCATGTTGTTGTCGGTCAGCGGAATCACGCCGCCCGCCGGACCGAAGCTGCCGAAGTAGTCGGTGACGTCGAGTGGCGCATTGAAGCCGCCGCCCTTCACGCCACGATTCCAGCCGGCGTAGGCCAGCGAATCCTCGGTGGGTTTGAAGTTCAACTGCGCCTTGGCCGACCACAGGCTCTTGTCAATCTCGCCGTCATAGGTGCTCAGATTGGCAATGATGTTCTGGTTGCCATTGCGCATGCGCTCGCCGGGCTGGAAGTCGACCAGGTTCGACTCGTAGTGATGCTCCTTGTTCTCGTCGATGTAGCGGAAGCCGACGATACCGGTCAGTCGATCTGTAAAGTCGTATTCCGTCTGGCCGAACAGCGACCAACTGTTGGTCTCGGTGCGGTACGGGTTGTCGATGCCGAGCGGCGTGCCGTCGCCTTCGAAGACCGTGCCGTCAGTCCCGAGTATCGGACCGAATCCGCCGCCGGGCGCGTCAATCAGCGGACCGGTGAAGCCGAGGCCGCCGAGGATGCTCTGGTTGCCCGGCCTGGTGCCGTCCCAGATGCCGCTCATGAGCGGTTGTTCGGCGCCGTTCGCATCCCTGACCTTGACGCGCAGGTAGAAGAAGCCCGCCACCCAGCGCATCTTGTCGGCATCGCCGTTCAAGCGCAGTTCCTGCGAGAACTGGTCGGCGTCGGTGTTGAGGAAGAAATTGAAATCCTCGAACGGCGAGGCGTCGGAGTCTTCGATGTAATCGCGCTTGACCTCGCTGTAGTCGGTGATGGAGGTCAGCTTGATGTTGTCGCGGAAATTCCACTTGAAGGTGCCGGACACGCCGAGGGTATGCATGTCCTGGAAGCCGAAGCGGTTGTAGTCGCCAGAGAACTCGTCGTCGTCGCCGTCGCGATAGCCGTTGAAATTGCCGAGCCCGGGCGTGTAGAAGCCGTTGCCCTGGGCGTCGGGACGGGTCGAGACGTTTTCCCAGAAACCGGTGCGCACCTGCTGCAGGGAGCCACGCACGTTGAGCAGCAGCTCGGTGTCTTCGGTCGGCAGGAACAAGAGCTGGCCGCGGCCGGCGTAGTCGTTGTTGTTGCCGATGTCGTCGCCCAGGATGCGGTTGTTCACGTAGCCGTCGTCGTGGTTGGTGGCCAGCGCCACGCGCGCGCGCACCTTGTCGGTGACCGGGCCGCCGAACGCGCCCTGGAACTTGGCCTGGCCGTAGTAGCCGCCCTGGGCTTCGGCATAGCCGTCGTACTCATCGGTCGGCTTCTTGGAAATGTAATGCGCGAGGCCACCGGTGGCGTTGCGACCATAGAGCGTGCCTTGTGGGCCGCGCAGGATCTCGACGCGATCAAGGTCGAACAATTGGAAACCCGCGCTCGACATCTGGCTCAGGTACACGTCGTCGACATAGATCGAGACCGGGCTTTCCTGGTTGGTGACGAAATCGTTCTGCGCGACACCGCGTATGCCGAGTGCGAAGTTGGAGGGGCCATTGGGTTGGATGGTGCTGACGCCCGGCGCGAGGCCGGTGACTTCCTGGGCACTGCTGTAGCCGAGCTGTTGGATCTGCTTGCCGGTGTAGGCCGACACGGCGATACCGACGTCCTGTGCGCTTTGTTCGCGCTTCTGCGCGGTGACAGTGACTTCCTCCAGCACCTCGGCGTGGGCCGCCGTGGCGGTCAAGGACGCGATGGCCGCGGCGAGCGCGGCCCGTTGGAAAGTGGCCATCGTATTAACCCCTGTTCTAAAGACTGGTGACTTTCGGTTAGCCTCCTGCCCCGACCAACCGGCGCGAGGTGCGCGGCTGTCCCGCGTTCGCATCGTTGGCGGCAGTATAACAACCCCCTTTTGGAGGGTCGATACAGCGATTTATCGGATAGTTATGAAGAAAAGCTTAAGCACAGAAGCAGCAGACGCGAGGCGCATGGCCCGCCGCGCCGCCACGCGCTGCCAGCGGGTACACGGCGGCCGCCCGTGACCCGTCCCGCCGCCCAGCCGCGCTCGCTGTACTTCGAGTACCCGCATTTCGACTTCGTGCGTCCGCCCGAATTGGACGGGCAGGGCGTGCGTCATGCGGTCGCGGTGGTCGGCGCCGGGCCGGTCGGACTGACGACGGCCCTCGAACTCGCGCGGCACGGCGTCAGGGTGGTGGTGCTGGACGACAAGGCCAGTGTCAACGACGGCAGTCGCGCCATCTGTATCGCGCGCCACAGCCTCGAGGGCCTGCAACAGCTCGAGGTGGCCGAGCGCTTCATGCAAGAGGGGCTGCCGTGGACGCACGGCACATCCTATTTCCGCGGACAGCCGGTGTACCGGCTCGAGATGCCTCATGACGATGACCAGCGCTTTCCGCCCATGCTCAACCTGCAGCAGCAGTACATCGAACAGTTCCTGGTCGAGCGCGCGACGCGGGAGCCCTTGATCGAATTGCGTTGGCAGAGCCGTGTGCAAGGCGTCTCCAGTGGCGTGGACGAAGTCACGCTCGAGGTCGCGACGCCCGACGGCGACTATCGCCTGGTGGCCGATTACGTCGTTGCCGCCGATGGCGCGCGCAGTGCGGTGCGCCAGGCGCTGGGCCTCAAGCTCAAAGGCGCGGCGCACGAGGGCCGCTACGTCATCGTCGACGTGAAGATGGCCATGGACCATCCCACCGAGCGGCGCGCCTTTTTCGATTGTGCGGGCAATCCGGGCGCGACGGTGCTGGTGCATCGTCAGCCGCGCGATATCTGGCGTATCGATTACCAACTCGACGAGACGGACGATGAAGCGAGTGCGCTCGCCGAGCCCGCCATTCGTGCCAAGGTGGCGGCCATCGTCGCCATGCTCGACGAAAGCGCGCCGTGGCAGCTCGAGTGGTGGAGCATCTACAAGGCCTACACCTTGTGTCTCGACGACTATCGCCACGGACGCGTGATGTTCTGCGGCGATGCCGCGCACCTCGTGCCTATCTTTGGCGTGCGCGGCTTGAACTCGGGTTTCGCCGACGCGCTCAACGTCGGCTGGAAACTCGCGGCGGTAGTGCGCGGCCAGGCCAGCGAGGCGCTGCTCGACAGCTACACGCCCGAGCGACGCGGCGCGACCCTGGATATTTTCGCCCAGGCCACCAAGAGCACGCGCTTCATGTCGCCGCCGACGCGTGGCTACCGGCTGTTGCGCGACGCGGCCCTGGCGCTGGCGCTCGACCACGACTTCGCGCGCCGCTTGCTGGACCCGCGCCAGTCGCAACCCTACTCCTACGCCGACAGTGCGCTGTCCATGCCTGATGGTGAGGGTTTCAGCGGTGGTCCTCCGGTCGGTGCGCCGCTGCCCGAGCGGCGCTGCGGTGAGCCGGGCTACTTGCTGTCGCACCTCGGCCGGGGTTTCACCCTCATCTATTTCAGCGACGATGGCAGCGCGCCGGCCGAACTGCGCGCGGCATGCGCCACGCTGCACGTCGGCGACGCGCCGGCGCGCGTGCTGGTGATCTCGAAAAGCGCGGACGCCGCCACGCAGAGCCTGCTCGACGCCGACGGTCGACTGTTCGCGGCCCACGACGCGATTGCCGGCAGTTGTTACCTGGTGCGGCCCGATCGCCATGTCTGTGGCCGCTGGCGGCAGTGGCAGCCCGAAGCGTTGAACGCCGCCTGCGCACGCGCCATGGCGAGGCCTCGGCATGTTTGAGCACGGTCTGCCGGCGGCCGATTTCGAACTGGCCTACGAGCAGTTGGCGGCCGCGCTGGACCGTGTCGGCGAATCCCGCGAAAGCGAATTCCTGGCGCGTCTCGCACTGCTGCTGATGCAGGCCGCGCCGGAGCGAGAGGCGGTGTTGGCCGCCATCCGCGCCGCCGAAGCCGCGCTCGCCTGAGGCGCGCGGCCGGCGCCGCTATACGGCGGGCAAGACATTGGCGGACAATGCGCGGCCGGAATTTCTCACGGTCGAGCGCGCCATGGCCCCGTGGCCGACGAGGCGCGCTCGCCAATGCCCTGGAGTATCGACGTGAACGCAATCAAAGCCGCTGATGTGATCCAAAGCGTGGCCGACGCGCTGCAATACATCTCCTACTACCATCCGCCGGATTTCATCAGGAACGTGGCGCGCGCCTATGAACTGGAAGAATCCAGCGCGGCCAAGGACGCGATGGCGCAGATCCTGATCAATTCGCGCATGTGCGCCGAAGGCCACCGCCCCTTGTGCCAGGACACCGGCATCGTCAACGTGTTCTGCAAGGTCGGCATGCAGGTGCGCTGGGCGGACGACATGTCGCTGGAGGACATGATCAACGAAGGCGTGCGGCGCGCCTACAACCATCCCGACAACAAGCTGCGCGCCTCGGTGCTGTCCGATCCGGCCGGCGCGCGCAAGAACACCAAGGACAACACCCCGGCCGTCATCCATGTACAACTGGTGCCGGGCCATGAAGTCGACATCACGGTCGCGGCCAAGGGCGGCGGTTCGGAGAACAAGTCGAAGTTCGTGATGCTGAATCCCTCCGACAGCATCGTCGACTGGGTGCTTAAAACGGTGCCGACCATGGGCGCCGGCTGGTGTCCGCCGGGCATGCTCGGCATCGGCATCGGTGGCACCGCCGAGAAAGCCATGCTGATGGCGAAAGAGTCCTTGATGGACGACATCGACATGCAGGAACTGATCGCGCGCGGGCCGAGCAACCGCATCGAGGAACTGCGCATCGAACTGTACGAGAAGGTCAACGCGCTCGGCATCGGTGCGCAGGGTCTGGGCGGTCTGACCACCGTGCTCGACGTCAAGATCAAGGATTATCCGACCCATGCGGCCTCGTTGCCGGTGGCGATGATCCCGAACTGCGCGGCGACCCGTCACGTGCATTTTCATCTCGACGGTTCGGGCGTCGCGCATCTGCCGGTGCCCAAGCTCGAGGACTGGCCGAAGATCACCTGGTCGGTCGGTAACGCGCGGCGCGTGAACCTCGACACCGTGACCGCCGAGGAGATCCAGAACTGGCAGCCGGGCGAAACCATCCTGCTGTCCGGCGCCATGCTCACCGGCCGCGACGCCGCCCACAAGCGCATCGAGGAGATCTTCGCGCGCGGTGAGTCGCTGCCGGCGGGCGTCGATTTCAACGGTCGCTTCATCTACTACGTGGGCCCGGTCGACCCGGTGCGCGAGGAAGTGGTGGGACCGGCCGGCCCGACCACCGCCACGCGCATGGACAAGTTCACCGACATGATGCTTGCCAAGACCGGCCTGCTCGGCATGATCGGTAAATCCGAGCGTGGGCCGGTGGCCATCGATGCCATCAAGCGTCACAAGGCGGTGTACCTGATGGCGGTCGGTGGCGCGGCCTACCTGGTGTCCAAGGCCATTCGCCAGGCACGCGTGGTGGCGTTCGAGGACCTTGGCATGGAAGCCATCCACGAATTCGTGGTGGAGGACATGCCGGTGACAGTGGCGGTGGACAGCCGTGGCGTGTCGGTACACGACACCGGGCCGCGCGAATGGCAGGCCCGCATCGGCAAGATCCCGGTCAAGGTCGAGGCCTGAAAAGCAAGAAAGCACGCACGGCGCCGGGCCGTGCGCGATGGGGAGAGAGCGTTGGTCGTCCGGGGCTGGCGTTCAGGTGGCACGCGGCCATCGCCGCGCGCCATGCTTGCCCGGCATCAAATCACTTCAGCAGTTGCAGTCCGCATTCGAGCTTGGCGCCGGGCTTGGTCGGGTCGACATAGTCCTCGTTGTC of Pseudomonadota bacterium contains these proteins:
- a CDS encoding (2Fe-2S)-binding protein → MPKVTYRQQDGSEQTIDVPVGWSLMEAAIQNNIAGIVAECGGGCACATCHVYVVDGAGLPPIADMEGDMLECTAAERQANSRLSCQIKMAADMDGLVVLIPARQT
- a CDS encoding FAD-dependent oxidoreductase, with the protein product MIVVGAGQAGQQICDSLRKGGYDGHLMLLGDEPCLPYQRPPLSKKFLTGGLEAERLLLRPASWYEQQRIDVHLDTRVERIDRAACRLRLASGEALTYSGLALATGTRVRPVTVPGADAAGIHYVRSLADGQSLAAALSGARRVAVIGGGFIGLEVAAIAREQGREVVLIEALERLMARAVAPQVSAFYAALHRAHGVEVLLGTGVDAIRSAQGEHTLVTSSGAEYTVDLIVAGIGVVPNSELAEQAGLECRNGIVVDDCARTSDPLIVAAGDCTWHMNGFLKREIRLESVQNAVDQAKAAAASLLGQSAVYCQVPWFWSDQYDVKLQIAGIGMPHDQAVVRGDAASHAFSVFYFRAGTLVGVDSLNKPAEHMAARKLLAQGTPLSAAQAGDLGVDLMQVARGA
- a CDS encoding 2Fe-2S iron-sulfur cluster binding domain-containing protein, producing MPKIIYVDINGARRECNVANGVSVMEGAIQNGIAGILAICGGSCACSTCHTYIDPAWMDRVGPASDIEDSTLELAYDRKPNSRLSCQIEVTDALDGLVVHVAQNDG
- the maiA gene encoding maleylacetoacetate isomerase; translation: MRELHDFHRSSSAHRVRIALALKGLDYKAVPVALQDGEHLEADYRTINPQGLVPVYSDPQILLSQSLAIIEYLDETHPTPPLLPATPLERARARQFALLVAADIQPLTGLRVMSYLRDACRMDVAARRGWFNHWLMEGLDALELWLTASERGARFCVGDEPTIADVCLVPQLEVARRSGIDVDEFPRLAAVEARCLALPAFVAARVGAPAPSS
- a CDS encoding peptidase M29, which encodes MLNDQIEQRWLAAFIKVFELCKVQAGEQVALLAESQSRGLNIALARLALEQLGTHPVTVTVPTPAQGAPVPVRSTGASQALNGQGAAVAALKASSLVVDLTVEGLLHAPQLPDILGAGARVLMVSNEHPDALERLVPRAEDEAVARAAIKACRTASSMRVTSRAGTELAIDLTDARTGGVWGWADKPGMLSHWPGGIVVNFPKPGSVNGRLVMDAGDINLTFKRYLVSPVELVIENDFVTAINGTGTDAELMRRYLAAWGDAHAYGVSHVGWGLNERARYEALAMYDQRDTNGTELRAFAGNFLYSTGANEVAGRFTEGHFDLPVRNCTVSLDGRAVVEDGQLVKA
- a CDS encoding acyl-CoA dehydrogenase family protein is translated as MTMSEDAPIFDPAAFRLSVQEAELTTLARRLGQNKFAARAAIFDREARFPTENYHDLRAAGLLGICVPREHGGFGADYRAYALTAAEIGRYCGATALTWNMHVCSCLWSGPLADGMDMSADERSEHQRRRALHYARIIGDGAIYAQPFSEGGTAAAGAVPFATTARRDGDGWRLSGRKIFASLSGSADYYGILCTEAEGDAALSRRNTMYVAVPATAPGLTVTGEWDPLGMRGTVSRTLLLDNVYVSADEALMPMGVYYQAAIRMPHMFMTLTPTYIGIAQAAYDFTVRYLRGEVPGQGGDKRRGSPSKQHNIAEMQIRLEQTKSLWFQAVSEARIDPTREQVMRAYAAQFSAMENANELCQLAIRTCGGQSMLKSLPLERLYRDSRCGSLMLPWSADLCLERIGRDALYLPGESD
- a CDS encoding AMP-binding protein — encoded protein: MQAFADWLDHHAARTPAKPALIFEDHSISYAELAARSARLAAWLQNERGLAPGARVAWLGFNTPELVAMLFACARTGLVMLPLNWRLSDEELAAIVADAGAALAVVDRSCADRAEALAGVPLVYARERRKGFSRLPDEDSDPGFAASSFAAPERGVLLIYTSGTTGRAKGALLTQDALCFNARNSQHMHDMTAADRILTVLPMFHVGGLNIQTLPALECGATVILEARFEPARTLDLITRMKPTLTVQVPATLVALLADPDWRTTDLGSLRACATGSTDVPLPLIEALHARGVPVIQIYGATETGPVAIYQRIEHALSHAGSIGRRGLHTEVRLVDEAGRDVADGVPGEVLVRGPHLACGYWDQQAREAVPFVDGWFASGDVAERDADGFYWFKDRRKHVIISGGENIYPAELERVIAVSGLLREAAVAGRADPHWGEVPVVVAVRASAETEREDVLGLFDGHLARYKQPKDVVFVDALPRNAMGKVEVQKLKELVRGEQPGGA
- a CDS encoding TonB-dependent receptor — its product is MATFQRAALAAAIASLTATAAHAEVLEEVTVTAQKREQSAQDVGIAVSAYTGKQIQQLGYSSAQEVTGLAPGVSTIQPNGPSNFALGIRGVAQNDFVTNQESPVSIYVDDVYLSQMSSAGFQLFDLDRVEILRGPQGTLYGRNATGGLAHYISKKPTDEYDGYAEAQGGYYGQAKFQGAFGGPVTDKVRARVALATNHDDGYVNNRILGDDIGNNNDYAGRGQLLFLPTEDTELLLNVRGSLQQVRTGFWENVSTRPDAQGNGFYTPGLGNFNGYRDGDDDEFSGDYNRFGFQDMHTLGVSGTFKWNFRDNIKLTSITDYSEVKRDYIEDSDASPFEDFNFFLNTDADQFSQELRLNGDADKMRWVAGFFYLRVKVRDANGAEQPLMSGIWDGTRPGNQSILGGLGFTGPLIDAPGGGFGPILGTDGTVFEGDGTPLGIDNPYRTETNSWSLFGQTEYDFTDRLTGIVGFRYIDENKEHHYESNLVDFQPGERMRNGNQNIIANLSTYDGEIDKSLWSAKAQLNFKPTEDSLAYAGWNRGVKGGGFNAPLDVTDYFGSFGPAGGVIPLTDNNMKFKSEKLDAYEVGYKVELFNGKARLNTSAFYYDYHDYQAFQIVGLTTFITNADARSHGVEAEFQASPIEGLDFLLGAAYLNVKVKQVDLDGPGPLGAANTKPVQSPKWNLNGLLRYSWPYMDGKLAWQADFRYRSKHYFSLTKAEASTEKGYIIGDARFSYTTLDEKWEAAVFVNNIADVRYLVQTFDLGAVLGMTEQYYGLPRWVGGTIRYNF